In the Limanda limanda chromosome 1, fLimLim1.1, whole genome shotgun sequence genome, one interval contains:
- the snrpd3l gene encoding small nuclear ribonucleoprotein D3 polypeptide, like: protein MSIGVPIKVLHEAEGHIVTCETNTGEVYRGKLIEAEDNMNCQMSNITVTYRDGRVAQLEQVYIRGSKIRFLILPDMLKNAPMLKSMKNKNQGSGAGRGKAAILKAQVAARGRGRGGMGRGNIFQKRR, encoded by the exons ATGTCTATCGGCGTACCAATCAAGGTTCTTCATGAAGCAGAGGGCCACATCGTGACCTGTGAGACCAACACTGGAGAGGTGTACAGGGGCAAGCTGATCGAGGCCGAGGACAACATGAACTGCCAG ATGTCAAATATCACAGTGACCTACCGTGATGGCCGGGTGGCACAGTTGGAGCAAGTCTACATTCGTGGCAGCAAAATCCGCTTCCTGATTTTACCAGACATGTTAAAGAATGCACCGATGTTAAAGAGTATGAAGAACAAGAACCAAGGATCTGGTGCAGGAAGGGGAAAGGCGGCTATTCTCAAAGCACAAG TGGCAGCTCGAGGCAGAGGCCGTGGTGGAATGGGAAGAGGAAACATCTTCCAGAAGAGGCGATAA
- the adora2ab gene encoding adenosine A2a receptor b, producing the protein MLKTDQLVYIVLELVIACLAVAGNILVCWAVCLNSNLQTITNFFLVSLAVADIAVGLLAIPFAISISTGFCANFYGCLFIACFVLVLTQSSIFSLLAIAVDRCIAIKNPLRYNSLVTGQRAKGIITLCWVLSVGIGLTPMLGWNTGSDSKAAGRTNSSCPNSLCECLFEGVVTMDYMVYFNFFCCVLVPLLVMLVIYANIFLAAQHQLRMIGFKASHMPALAVITSAASSSPRSTLQKEVHAAKSLSIIVGMFAFCWLPVHIINCFNHMCPDCERPHIWVMNIAIILSHANSVMNPFIYAYRIREFRETFRRILSQHILGHGDMHGLGDGRGAGSSRSSIVRTSSSSRTSKESSCGTVVNSYIVDPGSKQTIANQETSCHWTAKLDSAPGGQTPNFHQIRSSSLTQQLPCIMGFAAQEGKESDTYFGGTTDASELKNNGSGITFVNVHAGFLKQTDCTCSAELTQVS; encoded by the exons ATGCTGAAGACTGACCAGCTGGTCTACATTGTCCTGGAGCTGGTGATCGCCTGCCTGGCTGTGGCTGGAAACATCCTGGTGTGCTGGGCCGTCTGCCTCAACTCCAACCTGCAGACTATCACCAACTTCTTTTTGGTGTCACTGGCTGTGGCTGATATCGCTGTAGGGCTGCTGGCAATTCCCTTCGCCATCAGCATCAG TACCGGCTTCTGTGCAAACTTCTACGGCTGCTTGTTCATCGCCTGCTTCGTGCTCGTGCTCACCCAGAGCTCCATCTTCAGCCTTCTGGCCATCGCTGTGGACCGCTGCATCGCCATCAAGAACCCACTCAG GTACAACAGCCTGGTGACAGGGCAGAGGGCGAAGGGCATCATCACCCTGTGCTGGGTCCTCTCCGTGGGCATCGGCCTGACTCCAATGCTGGGCTGGAACACAG GTTCGGACTCCAAAGCCGCCGGcagaacaaacagcagctgcCCAAACAGCCTGTGCGAGTGTCTGTTCGAAGGAGTGGTCACCATGGACTACATGGTCTATTTCAACTTCTTCTGCTGTGTGCTGGTGCCTCTGCTGGTCATGCTGGTCATATATGCCAACATCTTCCTGGCGGCGCAGCACCAGCTCAGAATGATTGGTTTCAAAGCTTCGCACATGCCCGCTCTTGCAGTGATAACCTcagcagcttccagctcacctcGCTCCACCCTGCAGAAGGAGGTGCATGCCGCCAAGTCACTGTCCATCATTGTGGGGATGTTTGCCTTTTGCTGGCTTCCAGTGCACATCATCAACTGTTTCAACCACATGTGTCCCGACTGCGAACGCCCACACATCTGGGTGATGAACATCGCCATCATCCTCTCCCATGCTAACTCCGTCATGAATCCCTTCATCTATGCCTATCGCATTCGGGAGTTCAGGGAGACCTTCCGGAGGATCCTGTCCCAGCACATCCTGGGGCATGGGGATATGCATGGGCTCGGCGATGGCAGAGGTGCTGgtagcagcaggagcagcatcGTCAggacttcttcctcttcccgcACCAGTAAAGAGTCATCGTGTGGCACTGTAGTAAACAGTTACATCGTAGACCCTGGTTCAAAGCAAACCATAGCTAACCAGGAGACCTCTTGCCACTGGACCGCAAAGTTAGACTCTGCACCAGGTGGCCAAACACCCAACTTTCACCAAATAAGAAGCAGTTCACTTACACAGCAGTTGCCGTGCATCATGGGATTTGCTGCGCAGGAAGGAAAAGAGTCAGACACATATTTTGGGGGAACAACAGATGCTTCGGAACTGAAAAACAATGGCAGTGGTATTACTTTTGTGAATGTTCATGCCGGCTTCTTAAAACAGACGGACTGCACCTGCTCTGCAGAGCTTACACAAGTCTCATGA